From Spodoptera frugiperda isolate SF20-4 chromosome 27, AGI-APGP_CSIRO_Sfru_2.0, whole genome shotgun sequence:
TCTGCTTCGTCAAGACTAGACAGTGATAAATACAAATATCACGCTACTTTCAAAGATCAGAATTCAACCAATGACATCGAGAAAGAAAAAGGATCTTCTACTGTATTCCCTCCTGTGAGAAATCTACAAACAAGAAAGTATGGACGTAGTCGAGTCAAATCTAAAGATGGTAAATCAGATGTTGTTGTTACTTCTCCGAAACCTAGAGAAAGAAGTATAAGAAAGTTCAGCGAATCCTTCTCTAAGACGACTGAGGCTTCAACCAACGGGGTAAGTAGCACTATTCTATTTTACGTAGACAGAAAATGTTACAGATGATTTTCATTATTGTTACCAAACTTTACAGATAACGCCTGAACCTGATAAATCTAAGAGTAGGTTCAGTTCTAAATACAGAGCTTCGTATCTTGATAAACCATTTTACAAACCCACTGTACCTACCATTACATCATCAACTGTAAGTAACACATTACAAAGATTAACATATTAAATACAGTATGTTTTCAAAATTATCTCAATGAAATTTATCCAGAACCCTCAGAGAAAAAAGTTATTTCTAACAAAGCCCCTTTATCGAATTGGCGTTAAGATATCAAAATTTtgattcatattcatattaatattcatcatggcactttataataaaaccatCATCACCGTTTGGAACTAAAAAGCGTTATTTCTGATTGTTTAGATTATCATGATTATTATTCCAACCACCATTTTAAGTTAACTAACTTAACTAGTTCTGATATACAAAATACTTCTGCAATCAGAAATAACTCTTATCTGATTgtcattcaatttaaaactcAATGTTAAGCATCAGCGTGATATGTGTCATTTTAACATTAATGAGAAATTTCTTATTGCTAAAGGCTTGGCTGAAATTCTACGTCACTGACCACCTGTTGACAAAGTCTGTAGAAGAGCCTAATTGGTTCGAAGGAGACATATACACTACCGAGTCGATATCAAGACAGAACAACACAACGCCATACTTTCATGAATCATCCATTGAACTGGTTAATGGAATCATATAGTTAACATATACATCATTGTCACGATCATTGCTCATTTCATTCACCCTGTTGTAAATGgatttgatttagttttaaagAGATGTAGATTTTAAGACAATCAATTTGTAATGTTAAGTTCATAATAGATATTTTCACTATTTTTACCTAAAATCTCTTTAAAGCAAAATTTTACTTACAAGTTTTTGCGTTAAAATCATCAATATATCGCACAATTAATGACTTAAAGCATTTAAACAGACGCAAAAACTTAACAAACTAATGTACGTATGTGTAGAATAGCATTCACTAACATACTATTAATATAAgacattaaataatgtatacatGTGACATCTTGTTTTAATACATAACATCATCTATGGCTAACTTTCATCTAACACTAACCTCTAAACATCTGACTTTTATCTTAATTCCAAAATACGTAAAGAGGCTTTGGTCTTTGCACGAGTTTCTACTCGGGTTACCACTACATGcaaaattttcttttcaatatcaAGCATTCTTATTACACCAAAATTCTACTTTTCTGTTTTTATGGGTGAGATTACTTCTTATTTCAGGTTGAGGGAGAAGAAATACAATTAGGGCCAGACCTGAACGCTATTTCCTTTACTCAAACACGAAGGACACTGTCCTCGGCAGACCTAAGATTGTCCGAGAGTCTGGTGAAGCCGCCACTCGTGATGAACGTTGAGGCGTCACACCACTCGCCGTCAGTTACAGTATCTATATTTGATGCTTTAGCTGAAATACTCACGTCAACACCCAAACCACGAATCTCGACAACAACCGAAGTACCGAAAATACAAAAACTTAATACTGACGTTAAACAAGTACTCGACGGCGTGAGTAGCAACAATAATGTAAATAGTGTCCAAGACTTAGCGGGTCAGGACACATTTATGTCAACCAACGCCGATGTAAGCACTAGTACTAAATCTGTACAGCCCACTGTTCAAGGCACACCAAATGTGATTAACAGTATTTTGGTCGGGGGAACTGTTACACAGTCACTAAACACAGAAGACGGAAGTAAAATTCCTGTGAATACACCACAACCCACTACTCCCATTCCCACTCCCACAACTCCCATTTCCGCAAGGAAACCATTTGCCATTAGAGTGTTGTACTCTGAAACAGAACCGCCAAAAGACAAAACCACGACTGCATCCACACCAACTCAGGGATCGACTGACCGTCCGAAAATGGTATATAACACTGTGTCTGATCTTTTGTTGTCCAATAACAATTTAGTATCTTCTGAACTAACTAGCATGTTgtcaaataacattataaatattatagaaaacatGGATGAAGATAGTAGATCGAAACTAAAGAGTTTAGATATGGCTAAAGTATTAAAAAGTTTGATTCCCAGAGCTTTAGATGGACTTGCGACTGTACTTGACAATGCCGATTCAATCCCAAACACAACGCCTTACAGTTTGGAGGATATTAGGGATACCGCGAAAATTGTTATTGATGGTGTAGAATATGATAATTCCCTCCAAAGTGTAAGCACTGGCGGTAATGTAAATATCACTGTAGATAATAGAAATGTACCCATTAGTGTCACACAAAATCCTACTACTGTAAATAGTCCTGTTACACCGGCAACTGTAGAAAGCACAAGGTCTGTATCTAGTAGCCAGGGGACGACAGCTGCTTCAACTTCTACGACAACTGCTAATGCAATAAGAGCTACGGCTGCTGCAACACCAACCACAGCGGCTGCTACGTCTCCTGTCTCCTCAGAAACGGCCTCATTAAATGTAGATATTGTAAGTGATACACCAAGTGACTTTACTAACAAGAATGTTCCTTTACCTTTTCTCACAAACTTCCAAAGCAATGACTTCACTGTTGATGAATCTGATAAACTATTCGGTGCTGCAACTACAGCTATTCTAAAACCTTTAAGTCTGTCCATTGTATCTTCATCTGTATCACCACCACAGCGTGATATAGATGAAATACAGGATCCTAGTCAAGTATCGCGGTTACAGTTATGGGTACTATCAAAGAAAGCTAGAGTATTGAAAATGATTGAAGACATTATAAGACAACACAATAATGAGTTAGCAACACTACCGCCTTTGACTGATTTTGTTAGCCCATCTGGCAATATCAACTTGTCGGAACGTTTGACAAACATTATGAATACCATGATAGCCTCGACTGAAACTGTGACGACTCGTGATACTGAAACTACTTCTCCTATGACTACCCCATCCTTTGTAATTAATCCTCTTTCCACCAATGTATTCGAAGCAACTACGACAGCCAGCCCCCCAACTGTCCTTACGACCACGACGGAGGCAGTATCATCAAGTAGTGTGCCATCTACTAGTGACACTGTCTCTATATCTTCACGTTCGGGTCGCACCCAAGCAATCGATGGCACAACGGGTTCGTCTTCTGTCACTACTACAGTTACAACTGATGCTAGTGAAACCATCAATGATGTTACAAGTACCATGCCGGCACCGACTACTGATCAAAAGGTCGAAATATTAAGTCGACTTCAAGAGGCTCCTGTCACAACCACAACGATTGCTAGTTCAGAAACAATGGAAACTACAACCCTAGTAGCTGACACCGAGACAACGACACAAAATGTAGAAACGACTACATTCAACATAGACACCACTACTTCTACCGACGCTTCAGACAACAACACTTCACAAACAACAGTTAGTACTTTGAGTGTTGGAACACCAGCTATTCCGAAAAAAGACTATGTCATATTCGGAATATTACCTAACAATACAGTGGTACGTAAAAATCCTAACGAAGACATATTGGAACAATTAACAGAGGCGAGCCCATATATCGTTTACGGTGTACTACCCAATAACACAGTAATACGTAAATTCCCGAACGGGACCAGAGTGCCACGAGTTATGCAAAAAATTGACATTCTGCCAATCAGCCCGTGGAGTTTAAGAAATCCATACAGCCCCATCCATAATAATCCGGCCATTGTCAGACCGCAGCCTAACCCCATCCGAGAATCCACTAATACTGCGACATCCACAGACACATCAAATAACGGAACGGAAAGATTAACCAACGACACTGTAAATAACCAACAACGGATGGTATTGACTTTATGTTATTTAGCTTAACGCTCGGCTTGGTGCTTTCTTTCTCACTAGCAGGCGCAATGTCTCTGGAGCGGTCGGCGCATGCGGAACGGACGACGGGTCTTGAGGTCTTCGTAAGCTGTGCATGCCTGTAGCACGATAACCGCTTCTAATAACTTCGGcggtaacattttatttcgatATTGCAGATTACTCCATCGGcacttaatattaaaagcaGTAACGGTATAACTACCACCATTATGCCAGAAAAAAGCACTGCCTCGCATGTATTGAGTTTACGCACAACTACAATGCTACCTTCTATTGATGAGATTCTGCTTAATAGTATATCTTCGGCCGCTATACAGGAGATGGTCATATCGGAAATGACGAGCTCTACTCGCGAACCAAGAATATTAACACTGGATATTGATCCGgaggtataattatattatttatatacgtTAGACGTTtccttatttatatatttctttttattactgTGGTCACTAATCTTCACTATAATTTATCACACATTTTCATATGCAATCATAACCCTTGGACTTGgtatattaatataatctaGTAGTAATAAGTTGATTTTTAAAAAGGTAAGTGGTGAAGGTTCACCTTATAAGTAGTTTGGCAATTACCTGTGTAAATACAACTGCTGTTAAAACTTTTATAAGACAAAGTGATGATACCAAATTAAcctcaaacaaaacaattacagaCGAAACAAATACGTACGGAAAAGCCAGGGGAAGGTGATGGAAGTGCCGTATTTAAATTTATACCAATTGATGAAGTTACGGTCGCACCGCAAAACTCGAACGTATTGAAACTGGCTTCGACTAAAACACCACCATCGACAAATTCCGTACAAACTGAGACACAAACTATGTCGACATCGTCTGTTACTGAGATGAGTACGCAGACACCACAAGTACAAACACAAGAAACAACAATGAACGAGGCAACAACGACTCAGAGAACAACTATTATGCCTGAAATAACGGTTATGTCGTCTGCATTCACTAATGCTCCCGGAACTGTGCCAACCACCACGAGCCAGCCGACTACTCTACCTCCTACGACTACTACTACGCCTGCACCTATCACTACGACAACGGAGCCAACAACGACTACGACAACGACAACGACAACAACACCAGcgccaacaacaacaacaacaacaactactactactacaaccACGACTACTCCAGCTCCAACAACAACTACTCCAGCTCCAACAACTACTACAGCGGCTCCAACGACAACACAGGCAACAACGGTAGTTCAATCCACTACTATTAGCGTAGAAGAAGAGTTAAGGAGATATAGAGAAGATGTCCAATTGCTACAAACATTACTGCAAGCTACGGGTCGTGATCCAAAGaatcttaatttaaatgcatTGTCACTAGGTGATCTAACCACTACAGTAAGACCTACCACCACTACTACAGCACCTACCACAACTAGGCCAACTACAACTACTAGAGCACCAACGACAACTCAGACCACTGACCCTGTAAAGTTATTGCAGGCATTGTTTACTAATCCAACAACATTGTCTATTCCAAATCTGGGTGGCAACTTAAGGGTATCAACTGGTCAAcaagcaacaacaacaacacgATCCATAGAAGATGATATTAAACAATTTGAGGAAGACACGAAATTATTACAAGCGCTTTTACAGGCTACTGGACAAAACCCTGCTTCTCTAAACATACCCGCATTAGATAGTCTAACAACTGTAAGAATCCCAATTACACAAACAACTAATATTCCAACTACAACAGCTAtaccaacaacaacaacaaccacaactactactactactacagtTAGACCAACAACGACAACAACTAGGCCGACAACAACCAGTAGGCCaacaacaacacaaaacatTGAAGACGACATCAAACAATTCCAAGAAGACACGAAACTTTTACAGGCTCTGTTACAGGCGACTGGTCAAAACCCAAGTACTTTAAATATTCCAGTAATATCTGGTATAACATCCAATGTGAGGATAGCTTCTAATCCTCAAACAACATCGTTGGGATCAAACCCAACAACACCGTTGAATATTAGACCCGTGTTTGCAACAACTAATGGTCCAGTATTCCAAACATTCGCACCTAGAACTGTTTCAACTACGTTACAGCCTGTGACTGATGTTGGGATTTCCACGACTTTCACGCCTTTCAACCGAGAAAGGTTGACGACAACAATAAGGAGTGCTCCAACTACATTGACTGGTCGACGTGCTCCATTCACTGGATTCACTTCAACTACAGAAATGCCCAGTTCTTCTACGTTCTCTGTTGAAGAGGATTTGGCTTTCTTGAAGAATTTGGTaagtagttgttttttttttaattgaaaggATAAAAAATtatcgtaatttttttaattgccTCTACAAAATTGTTCAATGTTGTTACTTGTGACATTAAAAGTCAAactgaaaattttaatgtataggatttttatacattaaatgTGCCGAATTTCTGTTTACAGAAAACAGTGCTGAAAACAAACCCTAATAATGAAGATCCTGAAGCAGCTCTAGCGAATCGTATCATAGCACTAGCTGTAGAAAGGAGTCTCAATGAAATACAAACGGGCACGGGCGAAACAGTCCGCTCAGGGAAAAATATAGCTGTCAGTGGAAACAATTTGATACCTTCCACAAATAGACCTGCACCCACAACTACCACACCTTtaccaacaacaacaacaacaactactactactacgacAACTACAACAACACCACGTCCAACAACAACGACACAAAGGCCAACAACCACACAGAGACCAACAACAACTGTCAATGGACCGTCTATCGAAGATGATATCAGACAATTCCAAGAAGACACTAAGCTACTTCAAGCACTACTTAAAGCCACTGGACAAGATCCATCCAAACTCAATTTGCCTACACTACCAAACTTAAATGTGAGTCCCAATCTACCAAATGGTGTCAGTGATGATCTGAAACTGCTCTCAAATCTACTAGCTTCGCCATCACCATTGAACGAACCGTTCGATTCGCTAACGCCGAAGCCAACTATTAACTCTAATGTTAAGGAAGTAAAGCCTAAAACGGCTTTGCCGTACGGAGCAAAAATAGCTGTTAAGGATAGTTTGAAAAGTGATCAGGATGATGAGAAGTTGTTACAAACTTTGATCAAATTACAGGGCGCACAGGAGACTACGACTCAAAGGAGTAAACTCACTATCACTGGTAAGTTGGTTTGTTAACATATTTTGAAgtaagtatctatgtatatatCTAATTTCATTAAACTACGGCAATAATAGTCAATACGTTTGACATATTATTACGATtaaaatttaagttattttattacagtgatttaaaatttaaaatgtgacAATTTGTCCTTGAAAGCAACATGCATGTTGGTCCTAAAAGTCGCTTCAAATAATCCGTTTATAATGTTCCAGGACAATCTTCCGACGAAGCCCTTAAGAAACTGATTCAGCAGACTCAACCGACAGGAATGGTGTCCGAAGCAACGCGAGCGCCTATCTCTCTTAGCACCGAGTATGGCAAGAGCAACGACGCGTTGCTGGCAGCTTTGCTGAAGGAGCAAGGTTTCGGTCCAACCACGGCAAGTTCTTTGGATGAGCAACTTCGACTCGCTGTTAGTCCTAACTTTTCTTACTTCACCTAATACATTGGAAGAACATTAGTTCTTCCAAAGCCCAttcattatacatttaaaatttaaactttcaTAATATCACTGATGCAAACAACTCGTAAC
This genomic window contains:
- the LOC118263930 gene encoding mucin-5AC isoform X2, translated to MRMRAGVWCVAALALLAVTSALRTSQVEGVSRSRRLQAPSASDSNNVAETGPSENVQPTFRPRSSRRREETPQKDVVRTRTRSRPEVVPTPEQSQSPKNERFDVRRTRTRSQTVTESTNKDASLTREPVTRSRSRGGSRRPTAAPAPAPTSAPVDLTSPNIDESKIEVINSNLDDITKIPKEDTATTQFRRRTPVVQTTEKVTPIRSRGRGSTRANARSLDLDVSGTTNTLNVAEKAPTTARTAQQPDLRNARKLRYKTRPSETDTNLTGEGLVTANEVIKSSQNKESVTSQAEIQTAAPTAVETIVQHITEANKPKSTTLKVTKVVRRPLGRGKVNFRPSVSLPKIPVSDEIAEDDNYPESFKALIQAKNASTEASSSTEESLSLKASQKVYKTYPASPQSTLTGPGTNKYSRFRNKQVTAEESKNENKEDTKGVETTVAPAVSRPRNSEYKPRGTYSARARKSTSSPSSTTASTVSGQSTEKPAFKYSRKFKAPSTESPKIEVKSKPVELSSNLKKTFVRPPVYSRKFKGKTSTEASSTESVKIENPSFTKKTVLPRTSYYSRLRNNVKNEVSSTTEAVVEVTPESEPKTTVESVDAPLVIALLNNSEDRKTARIDDQPENNDNLMFLISVTSKESLENNTNNDVINTAEESENMPILNVSPSASSRLDSDKYKYHATFKDQNSTNDIEKEKGSSTVFPPVRNLQTRKYGRSRVKSKDGKSDVVVTSPKPRERSIRKFSESFSKTTEASTNGITPEPDKSKSRFSSKYRASYLDKPFYKPTVPTITSSTVEGEEIQLGPDLNAISFTQTRRTLSSADLRLSESLVKPPLVMNVEASHHSPSVTVSIFDALAEILTSTPKPRISTTTEVPKIQKLNTDVKQVLDGVSSNNNVNSVQDLAGQDTFMSTNADVSTSTKSVQPTVQGTPNVINSILVGGTVTQSLNTEDGSKIPVNTPQPTTPIPTPTTPISARKPFAIRVLYSETEPPKDKTTTASTPTQGSTDRPKMVYNTVSDLLLSNNNLVSSELTSMLSNNIINIIENMDEDSRSKLKSLDMAKVLKSLIPRALDGLATVLDNADSIPNTTPYSLEDIRDTAKIVIDGVEYDNSLQSVSTGGNVNITVDNRNVPISVTQNPTTVNSPVTPATVESTRSVSSSQGTTAASTSTTTANAIRATAAATPTTAAATSPVSSETASLNVDIVSDTPSDFTNKNVPLPFLTNFQSNDFTVDESDKLFGAATTAILKPLSLSIVSSSVSPPQRDIDEIQDPSQVSRLQLWVLSKKARVLKMIEDIIRQHNNELATLPPLTDFVSPSGNINLSERLTNIMNTMIASTETVTTRDTETTSPMTTPSFVINPLSTNVFEATTTASPPTVLTTTTEAVSSSSVPSTSDTVSISSRSGRTQAIDGTTGSSSVTTTVTTDASETINDVTSTMPAPTTDQKVEILSRLQEAPVTTTTIASSETMETTTLVADTETTTQNVETTTFNIDTTTSTDASDNNTSQTTVSTLSVGTPAIPKKDYVIFGILPNNTVVRKNPNEDILEQLTEASPYIVYGVLPNNTVIRKFPNGTRVPRVMQKIDILPISPWSLRNPYSPIHNNPAIVRPQPNPIRESTNTATSTDTSNNGTERLTNDTVNNQQRMITPSALNIKSSNGITTTIMPEKSTASHVLSLRTTTMLPSIDEILLNSISSAAIQEMVISEMTSSTREPRILTLDIDPETKQIRTEKPGEGDGSAVFKFIPIDEVTVAPQNSNVLKLASTKTPPSTNSVQTETQTMSTSSVTEMSTQTPQVQTQETTMNEATTTQRTTIMPEITVMSSAFTNAPGTVPTTTSQPTTLPPTTTTTPAPITTTTEPTTTTTTTTTTTPAPTTTTTTTTTTTTTTTPAPTTTTPAPTTTTAAPTTTQATTVVQSTTISVEEELRRYREDVQLLQTLLQATGRDPKNLNLNALSLGDLTTTVRPTTTTTAPTTTRPTTTTRAPTTTQTTDPVKLLQALFTNPTTLSIPNLGGNLRVSTGQQATTTTRSIEDDIKQFEEDTKLLQALLQATGQNPASLNIPALDSLTTVRIPITQTTNIPTTTAIPTTTTTTTTTTTTVRPTTTTTRPTTTSRPTTTQNIEDDIKQFQEDTKLLQALLQATGQNPSTLNIPVISGITSNVRIASNPQTTSLGSNPTTPLNIRPVFATTNGPVFQTFAPRTVSTTLQPVTDVGISTTFTPFNRERLTTTIRSAPTTLTGRRAPFTGFTSTTEMPSSSTFSVEEDLAFLKNLKTVLKTNPNNEDPEAALANRIIALAVERSLNEIQTGTGETVRSGKNIAVSGNNLIPSTNRPAPTTTTPLPTTTTTTTTTTTTTTTPRPTTTTQRPTTTQRPTTTVNGPSIEDDIRQFQEDTKLLQALLKATGQDPSKLNLPTLPNLNGAQETTTQRSKLTITGQSSDEALKKLIQQTQPTGMVSEATRAPISLSTEYGKSNDALLAALLKEQGFGPTTASSLDEQLRLAALLNQVVVTPKARRTTTPPPPPPAPRRPILDGLAWLWQQWRETAPGPGAPRPNRRPEPAPSARPAPTVSSAPTSNRGNWFGSGPFVGNADDRPANRIPLEPPRAVTAQQEPGRGQLVSAAINVTRAFSQFLGAAIQGAAQTVQSVIRAGQRAATDVYMNGSGGSG
- the LOC118263930 gene encoding mucin-5AC isoform X10, translated to MRMRAGVWCVAALALLAVTSALRTSQVEGVSRSRRLQAPSASDSNNVAETGPSENVQPTFRPRSSRRREETPQKDVVRTRTRSRPEVVPTPEQSQSPKNERFDVRRTRTRSQTVTESTNKDASLTREPVTRSRSRGGSRRPTAAPAPAPTSAPVDLTSPNIDESKIEVINSNLDDITKIPKEDTATTQFRRRTPVVQTTEKVTPIRSRGRGSTRANARSLDLDVSGTTNTLNVAEKAPTTARTAQQPDLRNARKLRYKTRPSETDTNLTGEGLVTANEVIKSSQNKESVTSQAEIQTAAPTAVETIVQHITEANKPKSTTLKVTKVVRRPLGRGKVNFRPSVSLPKIPVSDEIAEDDNYPESFKALIQAKNASTEASSSTEESLSLKASQKVYKTYPASPQSTLTGPGTNKYSRFRNKQVTAEESKNENKEDTKGVETTVAPAVSRPRNSEYKPRGTYSARARKSTSSPSSTTASTVSGQSTEKPAFKYSRKFKAPSTESPKIEVKSKPVELSSNLKKTFVRPPVYSRKFKGKTSTEASSTESVKIENPSFTKKTVLPRTSYYSRLRNNVKNEVSSTTEAVVEVTPESEPKTTVESVDAPLVIALLNNSEDRKTARIDDQPENNDNLMFLISVTSKESLENNTNNDVINTAEESENMPILNVSPSASSRLDSDKYKYHATFKDQNSTNDIEKEKGSSTVFPPVRNLQTRKYGRSRVKSKDGKSDVVVTSPKPRERSIRKFSESFSKTTEASTNGITPEPDKSKSRFSSKYRASYLDKPFYKPTVPTITSSTVEGEEIQLGPDLNAISFTQTRRTLSSADLRLSESLVKPPLVMNVEASHHSPSVTVSIFDALAEILTSTPKPRISTTTEVPKIQKLNTDVKQVLDGVSSNNNVNSVQDLAGQDTFMSTNADVSTSTKSVQPTVQGTPNVINSILVGGTVTQSLNTEDGSKIPVNTPQPTTPIPTPTTPISARKPFAIRVLYSETEPPKDKTTTASTPTQGSTDRPKMVYNTVSDLLLSNNNLVSSELTSMLSNNIINIIENMDEDSRSKLKSLDMAKVLKSLIPRALDGLATVLDNADSIPNTTPYSLEDIRDTAKIVIDGVEYDNSLQSVSTGGNVNITVDNRNVPISVTQNPTTVNSPVTPATVESTRSVSSSQGTTAASTSTTTANAIRATAAATPTTAAATSPVSSETASLNVDIVSDTPSDFTNKNVPLPFLTNFQSNDFTVDESDKLFGAATTAILKPLSLSIVSSSVSPPQRDIDEIQDPSQVSRLQLWVLSKKARVLKMIEDIIRQHNNELATLPPLTDFVSPSGNINLSERLTNIMNTMIASTETVTTRDTETTSPMTTPSFVINPLSTNVFEATTTASPPTVLTTTTEAVSSSSVPSTSDTVSISSRSGRTQAIDGTTGSSSVTTTVTTDASETINDVTSTMPAPTTDQKVEILSRLQEAPVTTTTIASSETMETTTLVADTETTTQNVETTTFNIDTTTSTDASDNNTSQTTVSTLSVGTPAIPKKDYVIFGILPNNTVVRKNPNEDILEQLTEASPYIVYGVLPNNTVIRKFPNGTRVPRVMQKIDILPISPWSLRNPYSPIHNNPAIVRPQPNPIRESTNTATSTDTSNNGTERLTNDTVNNQQRMTKQIRTEKPGEGDGSAVFKFIPIDEVTVAPQNSNVLKLASTKTPPSTNSVQTETQTMSTSSVTEMSTQTPQVQTQETTMNEATTTQRTTIMPEITVMSSAFTNAPGTVPTTTSQPTTLPPTTTTTPAPITTTTEPTTTTTTTTTTTPAPTTTTTTTTTTTTTTTPAPTTTTPAPTTTTAAPTTTQATTVVQSTTISVEEELRRYREDVQLLQTLLQATGRDPKNLNLNALSLGDLTTTVRPTTTTTAPTTTRPTTTTRAPTTTQTTDPVKLLQALFTNPTTLSIPNLGGNLRVSTGQQATTTTRSIEDDIKQFEEDTKLLQALLQATGQNPASLNIPALDSLTTVRIPITQTTNIPTTTAIPTTTTTTTTTTTTVRPTTTTTRPTTTSRPTTTQNIEDDIKQFQEDTKLLQALLQATGQNPSTLNIPVISGITSNVRIASNPQTTSLGSNPTTPLNIRPVFATTNGPVFQTFAPRTVSTTLQPVTDVGISTTFTPFNRERLTTTIRSAPTTLTGRRAPFTGFTSTTEMPSSSTFSVEEDLAFLKNLKTVLKTNPNNEDPEAALANRIIALAVERSLNEIQTGTGETVRSGKNIAVSGNNLIPSTNRPAPTTTTPLPTTTTTTTTTTTTTTTPRPTTTTQRPTTTQRPTTTVNGPSIEDDIRQFQEDTKLLQALLKATGQDPSKLNLPTLPNLNGAQETTTQRSKLTITGQSSDEALKKLIQQTQPTGMVSEATRAPISLSTEYGKSNDALLAALLKEQGFGPTTASSLDEQLRLAALLNQVVVTPKARRTTTPPPPPPAPRRPILDGLAWLWQQWRETAPGPGAPRPNRRPEPAPSARPAPTVSSAPTSNRGNWFGSGPFVGNADDRPANRIPLEPPRAVTAQQEPGRGQLVSAAINVTRAFSQFLGAAIQGAAQTVQSVIRAGQRAATDVYMNGSGGSG